Proteins from a genomic interval of Chitinophagales bacterium:
- a CDS encoding T9SS type A sorting domain-containing protein — MKLKFIYLTFLLLTIFANNLTGNNNTSYEFTMANSELNSCTNQVNLGLVSYPICSISEIAVDLGNCNDDGTYSLTLNFQHENTTNNFFDLHFGTINLGFFAYADLPITIESFPTNGGPNDSITVSDNDNPECSATLEFPALECPVVGCEIGELNVEVLDCNEDGNFAVVINFEFANVGDEGFRVRGNGMNYGNFSYANLPITIDGLAGNGETNYEFIVIDNAIEGCSSAAGIGTVDCGIEGDCSITNVFAEAGECNGDGNFFVDIEFDVTFGSEQGFTIRGNGTNYGTFQYGQNFYTVGPLVGDGTTIYEFVVRDIQMEGCSGVFVFDEPVDCGGGDCSISEIVVNVGDCNEDGTYSLTLDFQHENTINNFFDLHFGEINLGFFAYADLPITIESFPTNGGPNDSITISDNDNPECTATLEFAVPNCEVVECAIEGLIVENLGCNENGNFAVSIDFDFANVGNEGFKLRGNGVNYGNFSYANLPIVIDGLVGNGETNYEFVVIDNAFEGCSTAINFGVVICETAECVISNVIAEAHECDENGMFLVDIAFDVENPAAQTFRIRGNGTNYGTFEYGQDFYTIGPLVGDGTTIYEFIVRDTENEGCSAFTGLGPIDCTAPDCSLFDVELVVGDCAEDGTFNLMVDFAFENVSELGFGVWVNEELFGEFAYNDLPITLAGLDANAVAIYNIGISDLGFESCEVVEMIPSPDCPVLLCTADAGTMPSEMVLVCDEDAALIAAEGVVLENDDVLVYVLHTSPDETLGDIIEIFFSPQVDNANFSANTNTVYYFSAIAGPEGDTDDNFPDLNSECTKIAAGTPVVFLQPIEIVVAEDCNMETGNVEVSFIVMGGLPAFDENALYNTDGNGIFQGGTGEIFTFGGIPNGDTYTIIATDESGCSTIFFSEPVVCFNNTAIPLQTPISFSLEELSPNPVSDWLHLEITAAIPHDITMRLYDVAGRILAENLQSLQVGTNDFDLDASAYPTGVYLLYLQNSEGVLVKRFVVD; from the coding sequence ATGAAATTAAAATTTATTTACCTAACTTTTTTACTCCTTACTATTTTCGCTAACAATCTCACTGGCAATAATAACACTTCCTATGAGTTTACCATGGCAAACAGTGAACTCAACTCTTGCACAAATCAGGTCAATTTAGGTCTTGTCAGCTATCCTATTTGCAGTATTTCAGAAATTGCAGTAGATTTAGGCAACTGCAATGATGATGGAACGTACTCTTTGACGCTCAACTTCCAACACGAAAATACAACTAACAACTTCTTTGACCTCCATTTTGGAACAATCAATTTGGGCTTTTTTGCTTATGCCGATTTACCGATTACCATCGAATCTTTCCCAACGAATGGCGGCCCAAATGACAGTATCACGGTTTCGGACAATGACAACCCCGAATGTAGCGCAACGCTTGAATTTCCAGCCTTGGAATGTCCTGTGGTCGGTTGCGAAATTGGCGAATTGAATGTCGAAGTTTTGGACTGCAATGAGGATGGAAATTTTGCAGTCGTTATCAACTTTGAGTTTGCGAATGTGGGTGATGAGGGTTTCAGAGTGCGAGGAAATGGAATGAATTACGGCAATTTCAGTTATGCAAATCTGCCTATTACGATTGACGGTTTGGCGGGAAATGGTGAAACGAATTACGAGTTTATCGTGATTGACAATGCCATTGAAGGTTGTTCTTCGGCGGCTGGTATTGGTACAGTGGATTGCGGTATTGAAGGAGATTGCAGCATCACCAATGTTTTTGCAGAAGCAGGAGAATGTAATGGGGATGGGAATTTCTTTGTGGATATTGAGTTTGATGTGACGTTTGGCAGCGAACAGGGTTTTACGATTAGAGGAAATGGCACGAATTACGGTACGTTTCAATACGGTCAAAATTTCTATACCGTTGGGCCATTGGTCGGAGACGGCACTACGATTTACGAATTTGTGGTGCGAGATATTCAAATGGAAGGATGCTCAGGCGTGTTTGTTTTCGATGAACCTGTGGATTGTGGGGGTGGAGATTGCAGTATTTCGGAGATTGTGGTGAATGTGGGCGACTGCAATGAGGACGGCACCTACAGTTTGACGCTTGATTTTCAGCACGAAAATACCATCAACAATTTCTTCGATTTGCATTTTGGAGAAATCAACTTGGGCTTTTTTGCGTATGCAGATTTGCCGATTACCATCGAGTCTTTCCCTACGAATGGTGGTCCAAATGATAGCATCACCATTTCGGACAACGACAATCCTGAATGTACTGCAACGCTTGAGTTTGCAGTTCCAAACTGTGAGGTAGTGGAGTGTGCCATTGAAGGCTTGATCGTAGAAAATTTGGGCTGCAATGAAAACGGCAACTTTGCGGTAAGCATTGATTTTGACTTTGCAAATGTGGGTAATGAAGGATTCAAGCTGCGAGGAAATGGTGTGAATTACGGCAATTTCAGCTACGCAAATTTGCCGATTGTGATTGATGGCTTGGTGGGGAATGGCGAAACGAATTATGAGTTTGTGGTCATTGACAATGCCTTTGAAGGTTGTTCTACTGCCATTAATTTTGGTGTAGTGATTTGTGAAACAGCCGAATGTGTTATCTCCAATGTGATTGCTGAAGCGCATGAATGTGATGAGAATGGGATGTTTTTGGTGGACATTGCTTTTGATGTCGAAAATCCTGCTGCTCAGACTTTCAGAATTAGAGGAAATGGCACGAACTACGGTACGTTTGAATATGGACAGGATTTTTATACGATTGGGCCTTTGGTTGGAGATGGCACTACGATTTATGAGTTTATCGTGCGAGATACAGAAAACGAGGGCTGTTCGGCTTTCACTGGACTGGGACCGATTGACTGTACTGCGCCTGATTGCAGTCTTTTTGATGTGGAGTTGGTGGTTGGCGACTGTGCGGAAGATGGCACTTTTAATTTGATGGTAGATTTTGCGTTTGAAAATGTCAGTGAATTGGGTTTTGGAGTTTGGGTCAATGAGGAACTGTTTGGTGAATTTGCCTACAATGATTTGCCAATTACCCTTGCAGGTTTGGATGCAAATGCTGTGGCGATTTACAATATTGGCATCAGTGATTTGGGTTTTGAGTCTTGCGAAGTAGTCGAAATGATTCCTTCTCCCGATTGTCCTGTGCTGTTGTGTACGGCGGATGCGGGTACGATGCCTTCCGAAATGGTGTTGGTTTGTGACGAAGATGCGGCTTTGATTGCAGCCGAAGGAGTAGTTTTGGAGAATGACGATGTGTTGGTGTATGTGCTGCATACAAGTCCCGACGAAACGTTGGGCGATATTATCGAAATTTTCTTTTCGCCGCAAGTCGACAATGCAAACTTTTCAGCGAATACCAATACGGTTTATTATTTTTCTGCAATTGCTGGACCAGAAGGTGATACAGACGACAATTTTCCCGATTTGAATAGTGAATGTACGAAGATTGCAGCGGGTACGCCTGTGGTGTTTTTGCAGCCTATCGAGATAGTTGTTGCAGAAGATTGCAATATGGAAACAGGTAATGTTGAAGTGTCTTTTATTGTGATGGGAGGATTGCCTGCTTTTGATGAAAATGCACTGTACAATACGGATGGTAATGGTATTTTTCAAGGAGGCACTGGAGAAATATTTACATTTGGAGGAATTCCAAATGGAGATACTTATACCATTATTGCCACAGATGAAAGCGGGTGTTCTACTATATTTTTTAGTGAACCAGTAGTATGTTTTAATAATACTGCTATCCCTTTACAAACTCCAATCAGTTTTTCATTAGAAGAACTATCGCCAAACCCAGTGAGTGATTGGCTTCACCTCGAAATTACGGCTGCCATCCCACATGACATCACCATGCGTCTGTATGATGTGGCGGGTCGAATTTTGGCGGAAAACCTGCAATCCCTTCAAGTGGGCACAAATGACTTTGATTTGGATGCAAGTGCTTATCCTACTGGGGTTTATTTGCTTTATTTGCAGAACTCTGAGGGAGTGTTGGTGAAGCGGTTTGTGGTGGATTGA